One Arthrobacter sp. B3I4 genomic window, TGGACGAGTCCGGCGGACGGTACGTGCACGTGATCGCCGACGGCGGCATGGGCAGCTCCGGTGACATCGTGAAGGCGATCGCCATGGGCGCCGACGCCGTGATGCTCGGCAGCGCCCTCGCCCGTGCCCAGGAGGCCCCCGGAAAGGGCTGGCACTGGGGCCAGGAAGCGCACCACCTCGAGCTTCCCCGCGGTGACCGGGTCAACGTAGGCACCGTCGGACCGCTCGAGGAAGTCCTGTTCGGGCCGGGCCACCACACCAACGGCACCTCGAATCTCGTCGGTGCGCTGCGCCGGTCGATGGCGACCACAGGCTACTCGGACCTGAAGGAATTCCAGCGCGTCGACGTCGTCGTCTCGCCGTACGAGGGAAACTGACCCTGGGGCAGGGCCGGCCCCGGCCCTGCCCATCCGGAGAACTAGGAAGTAGTGTGGTGCACTACGAGGTTTGATCCGGATGGAGGCGTGAGATGAACAGTTTTCCCGGTGGTGCTCCGATGGCTGGCGGCGCGCTCGGCCCGGCGGAGCGCGAAGCGTCCCTGGCGGCCCTCAAGGCGAGCACGCAACCCGGCAAGGAACTCGACATTCTCATCGTCGGCGGCGGCATCGTCGGCGCGGGGGCCGCGCTGGATGCGGTGACCCGCGGGCTGAGCGTAGCGATCGTCGAGGCCAACGACTGGGCAGCCGGCACGTCGTCGCGGTCCTCGAAGCTCATCCACGGCGGCCTTCGCTACCTGGAAATGCTGGACTTCGCCCTGGTCAAGGAGGCTTTGCACGAGCGCGGCCTGATTCTCTCCGTCCTCGCCCCGCACCTGGCCCGTCCGGTCCCGTTCCTCTACCCGCTGACCAAGCGGTTCGTGGAGCGGCCCTACGTTGGCTCCGGCATCGCCCTTTACGACGCCATGTCCATCACGGGCGGCCACAGCCGGGGAGTTCCGTTCCACAAGCACCTGAGCCGGCGCGGCACCCTTCGTGCGGCGCCGAGTCTGAAGGACGATGCCTTCGTCGGTTCGATCCGCTACTACGACGGCCAGGTCGACGACGCCAAGTACGTCGCTAACCTCGTACGCACGGCGGCATACTACGGTGCCCACGCCGTGAATCAAATGTCGGTCGTGGACTTCCTGCGCGAGGGCGAGCGGGTGGTCGGCGCCAAGGTCGTCAACCGCGAGGACGGTTCCAGCTTCGACATCCGGGCCAAGCAGGTCATCAACGCGACCGGCGTCTGGACCGACGAAACCCAGGCCATGGTCACCGACCGCGGCCAACTCAAAGTCCGTGCCTCCAAGGGCATCCACCTCGTCGTGCCCCGGGACCGCTTCCAATCGACGGTCGGCCTGATTCTGCGCACCGAGAAGTCGGTGCTGTTCGTCATACCGTGGGGCCGGCACTGGATCATCGGCACCACCGATACCGACTGGCACCTGGATAAGGCCCACCCCGCGGCGTCCAGCAAGGACATCGACTACATCCTCGAACACGTGAACAAGGTCCTGAAGCGGCCCCTCACCCGCGAGGACGTCGAGGGCGTCTACGCCGGCCTTCGACCACTGCTGGCGGGGGAGAACGACTCGACGGC contains:
- a CDS encoding glycerol-3-phosphate dehydrogenase/oxidase, whose amino-acid sequence is MNSFPGGAPMAGGALGPAEREASLAALKASTQPGKELDILIVGGGIVGAGAALDAVTRGLSVAIVEANDWAAGTSSRSSKLIHGGLRYLEMLDFALVKEALHERGLILSVLAPHLARPVPFLYPLTKRFVERPYVGSGIALYDAMSITGGHSRGVPFHKHLSRRGTLRAAPSLKDDAFVGSIRYYDGQVDDAKYVANLVRTAAYYGAHAVNQMSVVDFLREGERVVGAKVVNREDGSSFDIRAKQVINATGVWTDETQAMVTDRGQLKVRASKGIHLVVPRDRFQSTVGLILRTEKSVLFVIPWGRHWIIGTTDTDWHLDKAHPAASSKDIDYILEHVNKVLKRPLTREDVEGVYAGLRPLLAGENDSTAKLSREHVVAHPVPGLVVVAGGKWTTYRVMAKDAVDEATRSMDERVPPSCTEGIPLLGASGFKAAWNKRNRMAEETGVHVARVEHLLNRYGSMAPEVLALIGENPDLAEPLPGADDYLAAEAVYAAKFEGARHVQDVLTRRTRISIEAWDRGVSAAPVVAKLMGEVLGWSDAQRESEIKHYLARVDAERLSQEQPDDESADAARLGVEDIVPLR